The following coding sequences lie in one Heyndrickxia oleronia genomic window:
- the prpE gene encoding bis(5'-nucleosyl)-tetraphosphatase PrpE produces the protein MKIDIIGDIHGCYEEFYNLTIKLGYDWSSGYPIHDQRKLGFVGDLTDRGPHSLKIIEIVWKLWNQQLAYYVPGNHCNKLYRYFLGRKVQITHGLETTVAELKACTNKEENHYKKMFMQLYEESPLYQVLDHKKLLIAHAGIKEDYIGKFHKSVKTFVLYGDITGEKHEDGSPVRRDWAKQYTGKPFIVYGHTPVCEARFVGNTVNIDTGAVFGGQLTALRYPEMEVVSVPSSMPFVSEKFRTFN, from the coding sequence ATGAAAATAGATATTATTGGTGATATACATGGATGTTACGAAGAATTTTACAATCTAACGATAAAACTTGGATATGATTGGAGTTCCGGCTACCCTATCCATGACCAAAGAAAACTAGGTTTTGTTGGTGATTTAACAGATCGTGGACCACACTCATTAAAAATTATTGAAATTGTATGGAAGCTGTGGAACCAACAGCTTGCCTATTATGTACCGGGAAATCATTGTAATAAACTCTATCGTTATTTTTTAGGAAGAAAAGTTCAAATCACACATGGATTAGAAACGACCGTAGCTGAGCTTAAAGCATGCACGAACAAAGAAGAAAATCATTATAAAAAAATGTTTATGCAGTTATATGAGGAATCACCACTTTATCAAGTGTTAGATCATAAAAAACTACTTATTGCTCATGCCGGCATAAAGGAAGATTACATAGGTAAATTCCATAAAAGTGTTAAAACCTTTGTTTTATATGGTGATATTACCGGGGAAAAGCATGAAGATGGATCACCTGTTAGAAGAGATTGGGCCAAGCAGTATACAGGTAAGCCATTCATCGTCTACGGCCATACACCTGTATGTGAGGCAAGATTTGTGGGAAACACAGTGAACATTGATACTGGAGCCGTCTTCGGTGGACAACTAACTGCATTACGCTATCCGGAGATGGAAGTTGTATCTGTCCCATCCTCCATGCCTTTTGTTTCGGAGAAGTTTCGAACATTTAATTGA
- a CDS encoding RluA family pseudouridine synthase, with protein sequence MASYSLQWFIDSKDEGKTIKQFLSEQYISRRQLTDIKFSGGRILVNGREENVLYHLCSGDSLDIIFPPEKSSETLIGEEIALDIRYEDSDILVIEKPPFMNTIPSREHPNGSLANAIIGYYQKKSIEATVHIVTRLDRNTSGLVLVAKHRYMHHLLSQMQQKRQIKRTYEALVSGVMGNRSGTIDAPIGRKDTSIIEREVRADGQSARTNFEVLKQYKDYCHLKIWLDTGRTHQIRVHMSYTGHPLLGDELYGGDISKYNRQALHCSQLEFCHPISKQQFIFHSKFPFV encoded by the coding sequence GTGGCATCATACTCATTACAATGGTTCATAGATAGTAAAGATGAAGGAAAAACCATCAAACAATTTTTAAGTGAGCAGTATATATCACGAAGACAACTAACGGATATTAAATTCTCTGGTGGAAGAATTTTAGTGAATGGTAGAGAAGAAAATGTTCTCTACCATTTATGTAGTGGGGATAGTCTTGATATTATTTTTCCTCCAGAAAAAAGCAGTGAAACATTAATCGGTGAAGAGATAGCATTAGATATTCGTTATGAGGATTCAGATATATTAGTTATTGAGAAGCCTCCTTTTATGAATACTATACCTTCCAGGGAGCATCCGAATGGAAGTCTTGCCAATGCAATTATCGGTTATTATCAGAAAAAGTCGATAGAAGCAACAGTTCATATTGTCACTCGTCTTGATCGAAATACATCGGGGTTAGTTCTAGTGGCGAAACATCGTTATATGCATCATTTATTAAGCCAAATGCAGCAAAAACGCCAAATCAAACGGACTTATGAAGCTCTTGTTAGCGGCGTAATGGGTAATCGAAGCGGAACGATCGATGCACCAATCGGCCGTAAAGACACAAGTATTATTGAAAGAGAAGTAAGAGCAGATGGTCAAAGTGCGCGCACGAATTTTGAAGTGTTAAAGCAGTACAAAGATTATTGCCATTTAAAAATATGGCTAGACACAGGTAGAACTCATCAAATTCGTGTTCACATGTCTTATACAGGACATCCTTTGTTAGGAGATGAATTATATGGAGGAGACATCTCAAAATATAATCGGCAAGCGTTACATTGCAGTCAGTTAGAATTTTGCCATCCGATCTCAAAGCAGCAATTTATCTTTCATAGCAAGTTCCCATTTGTGTAA
- a CDS encoding NAD kinase: MKFSITSKGNAESNRLMHKIRTYLQDFGLEYDESQPDIVISVGGDGTLLYAFHRYSSRLDKTAFVGIHTGHLGFYADWVPEEIEKLVIAIAKTPYQVVEYPLLEVIIRYQHGGKETRYLALNESTVKCVEGTLVMDIEVRGQHFERFRGDGLCISTPSGSTAYNKALGGAIIHPSLKAIQLAEMASINNRVFRTIGSPLIFPGHHTCTLKPVREQDFMITIDHLTLLHKDVKSIQFRVADEKIRFARFRPFPFWKRVHDSFIAD; the protein is encoded by the coding sequence ATGAAGTTTTCAATCACTTCAAAAGGAAATGCAGAATCGAATCGCTTAATGCATAAAATCCGTACATACTTACAAGATTTTGGTCTAGAATATGATGAATCACAGCCAGATATCGTTATATCTGTTGGTGGAGACGGTACATTACTATACGCCTTCCATCGTTATAGTTCACGATTAGATAAGACCGCTTTTGTTGGAATACATACTGGTCATTTAGGATTTTATGCCGACTGGGTTCCAGAAGAAATAGAGAAACTAGTTATTGCCATTGCTAAAACACCTTACCAAGTGGTGGAATACCCATTACTTGAAGTTATTATTAGGTACCAACATGGTGGGAAAGAAACTAGATATTTAGCTTTAAATGAGTCCACCGTTAAATGCGTCGAAGGTACATTAGTAATGGATATAGAGGTAAGAGGGCAACATTTTGAACGATTCCGTGGAGATGGTTTGTGTATTTCAACTCCATCGGGAAGCACAGCATATAATAAAGCCCTTGGTGGAGCGATAATTCATCCTTCACTAAAGGCAATTCAATTAGCTGAGATGGCATCAATTAATAATCGAGTCTTTAGAACAATTGGCTCTCCATTAATTTTTCCTGGTCATCACACCTGTACGTTAAAACCTGTGCGAGAACAGGATTTTATGATCACGATTGACCATTTGACTCTATTACATAAAGATGTAAAGTCAATTCAATTCCGTGTCGCGGATGAAAAAATACGATTTGCCCGTTTTCGTCCATTTCCATTTTGGAAAAGAGTGCATGATTCATTTATTGCTGATTAA
- a CDS encoding GTP pyrophosphokinase: MNHWDQFLAPYKQAVDELKIKLKGMRTQFEQEHIHSPIEFVTGRVKPIASILDKAMQKGIPLDQLESEMQDIAGLRMMCQFVDDIKKVVELIRMRNDFKIIEERDYISNNKPSGYRSYHVVIEYPVQTIHGEKRILAEIQIRTLAMNFWATIEHSLNYKYRGQFPEDIKMRLQRAAEAAFLLDEEMSEIREEIQEAQVFFTKNKEKHKSGTKKTME, translated from the coding sequence ATGAATCATTGGGATCAGTTTTTGGCTCCTTATAAGCAAGCGGTAGATGAGCTTAAGATTAAATTAAAAGGTATGCGGACTCAGTTTGAACAGGAACATATTCACTCGCCAATTGAGTTTGTAACAGGTCGCGTAAAACCAATTGCGAGTATTTTAGATAAAGCAATGCAAAAGGGCATTCCTCTTGATCAATTAGAATCAGAAATGCAAGATATAGCAGGTCTTCGAATGATGTGTCAATTTGTGGATGATATAAAAAAGGTAGTCGAATTGATAAGAATGAGAAATGATTTTAAAATTATTGAAGAAAGAGATTATATTTCAAATAATAAGCCCAGTGGATATAGATCCTACCATGTAGTGATTGAATATCCAGTCCAAACGATTCATGGCGAAAAAAGAATTTTAGCCGAAATTCAAATCAGAACCTTAGCGATGAATTTCTGGGCAACCATTGAGCATTCATTAAATTATAAATATCGAGGGCAATTTCCTGAAGACATAAAAATGCGTCTTCAGCGAGCAGCAGAAGCAGCATTCCTACTTGATGAAGAAATGTCTGAGATCCGTGAAGAAATACAGGAGGCTCAGGTATTTTTTACGAAAAATAAAGAAAAACATAAAAGTGGAACGAAAAAGACTATGGAATAG
- a CDS encoding CYTH domain-containing protein produces the protein MSSEIEIEFKNIVTESEFEHIKSTFSVKDQDFHSQDNYYFDTPSFLLRKKSCALRIRHKKDVYELTLKQPADVGLLETNEIITPSEFNEMISIGKLPNNEVRNKLEGMNIPLDDLTYFGCLTTKRAEKKVLNGLLVFDISSYLNVTDYEIEYEVTDYHQGKKNFHLLMNQLNIPIRKTDNKIVRFYKALF, from the coding sequence ATGAGTAGTGAAATTGAAATTGAATTTAAAAACATCGTTACTGAATCAGAATTTGAACATATTAAAAGTACATTTTCAGTAAAAGATCAGGATTTTCACAGTCAGGATAATTATTATTTTGATACTCCATCCTTTTTATTAAGAAAAAAAAGCTGTGCCCTACGGATACGACATAAAAAGGATGTCTATGAGTTAACACTAAAACAGCCTGCTGATGTTGGATTATTAGAAACCAATGAAATCATCACTCCGAGTGAATTTAACGAAATGATTTCTATTGGAAAACTTCCAAACAATGAAGTACGGAACAAGCTCGAAGGAATGAACATACCACTTGATGATTTAACCTATTTTGGTTGTTTAACGACCAAACGTGCTGAAAAAAAAGTGTTAAATGGATTACTTGTATTTGACATTAGTTCCTATTTAAATGTAACAGATTATGAGATAGAATATGAAGTGACTGACTATCACCAAGGAAAGAAGAATTTTCATTTATTAATGAATCAGCTAAACATTCCGATTCGAAAAACCGATAATAAAATTGTACGATTCTATAAGGCTCTTTTCTAA
- a CDS encoding lytic transglycosylase domain-containing protein, which produces MTTVNQFRTLLELQAFQNFSNSTPSQSFNTSSLFQEVLASVLQNSLNSASEEDQSSSLYRSLSTPLPMNFNYTQVNSTPMNAVKQITAPKDIEAIIQKASEQFNLPTKLIQSVIHQESGFNTNAVSRSGAAGLMQLMPSTAKSLGVTDVFDAEQNVLAGSKYLKSMLDRYNGNVSLALAAYNAGPGNVDKYDGIPPFKETQNYVKKVTDHFYS; this is translated from the coding sequence ATGACAACAGTTAACCAATTTAGAACATTATTAGAGCTTCAAGCATTTCAAAATTTTTCAAACTCAACACCTTCACAAAGTTTTAATACTAGTTCACTCTTTCAAGAGGTATTAGCAAGTGTATTACAAAACTCTTTAAATTCTGCAAGCGAGGAGGACCAATCCTCCAGTCTATATCGTTCATTAAGCACTCCATTGCCAATGAATTTCAATTATACGCAGGTAAACTCTACACCAATGAATGCCGTAAAACAAATCACTGCGCCTAAAGATATTGAAGCTATTATCCAAAAGGCAAGTGAGCAATTTAATTTGCCTACAAAATTAATCCAGTCAGTGATTCATCAAGAATCTGGCTTCAACACAAATGCTGTTAGTCGATCTGGTGCAGCAGGCTTAATGCAACTTATGCCATCAACAGCCAAAAGCTTAGGGGTAACCGATGTTTTCGACGCCGAGCAAAATGTATTGGCTGGGAGCAAATATTTAAAAAGCATGCTTGACCGATACAATGGAAATGTTTCCTTAGCACTTGCGGCTTATAATGCCGGACCAGGAAATGTTGACAAGTATGATGGAATTCCGCCATTTAAAGAAACACAAAATTACGTAAAAAAGGTAACAGATCATTTTTATAGTTAA
- a CDS encoding globin → MVGKRIVPYEVIGEKALHNLVDAFYSKVAKHPDLIPIFPDDLSEVAQKQKMFLTEYLGGPKLYTEVHGHPMMRARHLPHEITPTRARAWLSCMSEAMDEIKLDGTIRDEFFSRLVLTARHMVNTPDTVIGEEN, encoded by the coding sequence ATGGTAGGTAAACGTATTGTACCGTATGAGGTAATCGGGGAAAAAGCACTGCATAATCTTGTTGATGCATTTTACTCTAAAGTAGCGAAACATCCCGATCTAATCCCAATTTTTCCAGATGACTTATCGGAAGTTGCACAAAAACAAAAAATGTTTTTAACTGAATACTTAGGTGGACCGAAACTTTATACTGAAGTACATGGACATCCAATGATGCGTGCGCGCCATCTTCCACATGAGATTACGCCAACACGTGCGAGAGCGTGGTTATCATGTATGAGTGAAGCAATGGATGAAATAAAATTAGATGGAACAATACGTGATGAGTTTTTTTCTAGATTAGTACTTACCGCAAGGCATATGGTCAACACACCTGACACAGTGATAGGTGAAGAAAATTGA
- a CDS encoding ClpXP adapter SpxH family protein: MKDNLLPNYHCCLNAEKKPLEIYIFVDPLCPECWALEPIIKKLQLEYGKYFRLKHVLSTDLTRLNFSSKKYESIAQLWEKTANRTGMSCDGDLWFENPISTPYLPSIAIKAAELQGRKAGIRFLRKVQEVLFLEKQNVSNLDILTECARSINLDIDEFLNDIHSDSAAKAFQCDLKILSEMEVSEIPSLVFFNENIEDEGLKITGLYPYKVYVQIIQEMLDEKPVPAQLPSLEQFLKIFKLVASKEIAMVYDMSITEVEKELKKWVLQQKVRVIKGKYGTFWSYIDKETK, encoded by the coding sequence TTGAAAGATAATCTACTTCCTAACTATCATTGCTGTTTAAATGCAGAAAAGAAGCCTTTGGAAATTTATATATTTGTTGATCCGTTATGTCCTGAATGTTGGGCATTAGAGCCAATCATCAAAAAGCTACAGCTTGAATACGGGAAATACTTCCGCTTAAAGCATGTTTTAAGCACCGATCTAACCCGGTTGAATTTCAGCTCTAAGAAGTATGAATCAATTGCACAACTTTGGGAGAAAACAGCAAATAGAACTGGAATGTCGTGTGATGGTGATCTCTGGTTTGAAAACCCTATTTCAACCCCCTATCTTCCATCTATTGCTATTAAAGCGGCTGAATTACAGGGAAGAAAAGCGGGTATCAGGTTTCTGCGAAAAGTCCAAGAGGTTTTGTTTCTGGAAAAGCAAAATGTATCGAATTTAGATATTCTTACTGAGTGTGCTCGGAGTATCAACTTAGATATTGATGAATTTTTGAATGATATCCATTCAGATAGTGCAGCAAAAGCTTTTCAATGTGATTTAAAAATATTATCTGAAATGGAAGTAAGTGAAATTCCTTCACTTGTATTTTTCAATGAAAATATTGAAGATGAAGGATTAAAAATAACCGGTCTTTATCCATATAAGGTTTATGTTCAAATTATTCAAGAAATGCTAGATGAAAAACCAGTGCCCGCCCAGTTACCATCATTGGAACAGTTTCTAAAAATATTTAAGCTTGTAGCTTCTAAGGAAATAGCAATGGTCTATGATATGTCAATTACCGAGGTAGAAAAAGAATTAAAAAAATGGGTATTACAACAGAAGGTAAGAGTAATAAAAGGGAAATACGGTACTTTTTGGAGCTATATTGATAAAGAAACTAAATAG
- the pepF gene encoding oligoendopeptidase F: MTNTTTKSLPSRNEVQEELTWRLEDIFANDEAWDKEYKEVKELLPSAEQFKGKLGDNAEKLFEALTFQDEVAERLGKLYAYSHMRSDQDTTNSFYQGLDSRMNSLLAEMGSAFAYLVPEILSIDEDKLASFLNEKSELQVYKHALEQINLQRPHVLSADQEALLAQAAEVMNASSNTFGMLNNADLEFPTIKDENGEEVQITHGRYTRFLESADQRVRKEAFEKLYETYGNFKNTFASTLGGQVKRDNFNAKVRNYQSAREAALSNNNIPESVYDNLVNTVNKNLHLLHKYVKLRKKVLGVDELHMYDLYTPLVKDVEMKVTYEEAKEMVLKGLAPLGEEYQEILKEGFENRWVDVVENKGKRSGAYSSGAYGTNPYILMNWQDNVNNLFTLAHEFGHSVHSYYTRKNQPYTYGDYSIFVAEVASTCNEALLNDYLLKTIDDEQKRIYLLNHYLEGFRGTVFRQTMFAEFEHLIHQKEQNGEALTAEMLTKEYYELNKKYFGGDDIVIDEQIGLEWSRIPHFYYNYYVYQYATGFSAATALSAQILEEGKPAVERYIKNFLSAGSSDYPIEVLKKAGVDMTSSQPIEAALKVFEEKLNELESLLS, from the coding sequence ATGACTAATACAACAACAAAATCACTACCAAGCCGAAATGAGGTTCAGGAAGAGCTAACTTGGAGATTAGAAGATATTTTTGCCAATGATGAAGCTTGGGATAAGGAATATAAAGAAGTAAAAGAATTATTACCAAGTGCAGAGCAGTTTAAGGGGAAACTAGGAGATAATGCAGAGAAACTTTTCGAAGCATTAACTTTTCAAGATGAGGTTGCTGAAAGATTAGGCAAGTTATATGCATACTCTCATATGCGTAGTGACCAAGATACTACCAATTCATTTTATCAAGGTTTAGATAGCCGCATGAATAGTCTCCTTGCAGAAATGGGGAGCGCATTTGCTTACTTAGTTCCAGAGATTTTATCTATTGATGAGGATAAATTAGCAAGTTTTCTAAATGAAAAAAGTGAATTACAAGTGTACAAACATGCACTTGAACAAATTAATCTCCAAAGACCACATGTATTATCAGCAGATCAAGAAGCATTATTGGCACAAGCAGCAGAAGTGATGAATGCTTCTAGTAATACGTTTGGTATGTTAAATAATGCGGATCTTGAATTTCCAACCATTAAAGATGAGAATGGCGAAGAAGTGCAAATCACACATGGTCGTTATACTCGTTTCTTAGAAAGTGCTGATCAACGTGTTCGTAAAGAAGCATTTGAAAAGCTATATGAAACATACGGTAATTTCAAAAATACATTTGCTAGTACATTAGGTGGTCAAGTAAAACGAGATAACTTCAATGCAAAAGTAAGAAATTATCAATCTGCACGTGAAGCGGCATTATCAAATAATAATATACCTGAAAGTGTTTATGATAATCTGGTGAATACCGTTAACAAGAATCTTCATCTTTTACATAAGTATGTGAAGCTGCGTAAAAAGGTATTAGGTGTTGATGAACTACATATGTATGATTTGTATACACCTCTTGTTAAAGATGTAGAAATGAAAGTAACATATGAAGAAGCAAAAGAAATGGTTTTAAAAGGTCTTGCCCCATTAGGTGAAGAATATCAAGAGATCTTAAAAGAAGGCTTTGAAAATCGATGGGTTGATGTGGTTGAAAATAAGGGGAAACGGAGTGGTGCCTATTCATCCGGAGCATATGGAACAAATCCTTATATTTTGATGAACTGGCAGGACAATGTGAATAATCTTTTTACCTTAGCACATGAATTTGGTCACAGTGTTCATAGTTATTACACAAGAAAAAATCAGCCATATACGTATGGGGATTACTCAATTTTTGTTGCTGAAGTGGCTTCTACATGTAATGAAGCTTTACTAAATGATTATTTATTAAAAACGATTGATGATGAGCAAAAGAGAATTTATTTACTTAATCATTACCTAGAAGGCTTCAGAGGTACAGTTTTCCGCCAAACGATGTTTGCAGAGTTTGAACATTTAATCCATCAAAAAGAACAAAATGGAGAAGCATTAACTGCCGAAATGCTAACGAAAGAATATTATGAGCTGAATAAAAAATATTTCGGTGGAGATGATATTGTAATTGATGAACAAATAGGATTAGAATGGTCACGAATTCCACATTTCTACTACAATTATTACGTTTATCAATATGCAACAGGTTTTAGTGCTGCAACTGCATTAAGTGCTCAAATTCTTGAAGAAGGGAAACCTGCGGTTGAACGTTATATTAAGAATTTCTTATCTGCGGGTAGTTCAGATTATCCAATTGAAGTGCTAAAGAAAGCAGGCGTGGATATGACTTCTTCACAACCAATTGAAGCAGCATTGAAGGTGTTTGAAGAAAAACTTAATGAGCTTGAAAGCTTATTATCATAA
- a CDS encoding competence protein CoiA: protein MLTALNETGELVNLIFAQEKGTSINKDQPFFCPHCKAKVVLKKGNVKIPHFSHLPFAICGSTSEPESAFHLQGKIDLFKWLHYKGLTVEVEKYLPKIQQRPDLLVWKKRKIYAIEYQCSSIPLDNMIKRSRCYTSVGIEPFWIFGGTLDIKGNHHLMNIYQLNDFHWAFTQFHRDDQIHLFSYDPNTKNFSLLSHLTPVTITKVLASQTTLPLSKLDFPFNFSTSSINIDYRFWLNEKRKWVQKKMIYAKNLKDPFLNAIYYNNHSPLLLPPQIGIPVNFMGICKSHPIEWQYYLWSDAFIHTKKGGMIILSNLERTFHKRIQRKHIKMRQLPLIRHDFIKQMIYQYLKKLTYLGYLNEIQKGQFQMNKSFSIPNNIEDMIKLEEEMEKKLYSE, encoded by the coding sequence ATGCTAACGGCATTAAATGAAACTGGAGAGTTAGTTAATTTAATCTTTGCTCAGGAAAAAGGAACATCAATCAATAAAGATCAACCCTTTTTCTGTCCACATTGTAAAGCGAAAGTAGTCTTAAAAAAAGGAAATGTAAAAATTCCTCATTTTTCACATCTTCCATTTGCAATTTGTGGTTCAACCTCGGAACCAGAGAGTGCATTCCATCTACAGGGAAAAATTGATTTATTTAAGTGGCTACATTATAAAGGTTTGACTGTAGAGGTGGAAAAGTATCTACCTAAAATACAACAACGACCAGACTTATTGGTATGGAAAAAGAGAAAAATATATGCTATTGAATATCAATGCTCTTCCATACCGTTAGATAATATGATTAAACGAAGCAGGTGTTATACTTCTGTAGGTATAGAACCCTTTTGGATCTTTGGTGGAACGCTTGATATAAAAGGGAATCACCACTTAATGAATATATATCAGCTAAATGACTTTCACTGGGCATTTACCCAGTTTCATAGAGATGATCAAATACACCTTTTTAGTTATGACCCCAATACAAAAAATTTCTCCCTGCTATCCCATCTTACCCCCGTGACCATAACAAAAGTATTAGCAAGTCAAACAACACTTCCACTTTCAAAGCTTGACTTTCCATTTAATTTTTCAACCAGTTCCATCAATATTGATTATCGTTTCTGGTTAAATGAAAAGAGAAAATGGGTGCAAAAAAAGATGATCTATGCGAAAAATTTAAAGGATCCTTTCTTAAATGCTATTTACTATAACAACCATTCTCCTTTGCTATTGCCGCCTCAAATTGGTATTCCCGTAAATTTCATGGGCATATGTAAGTCTCACCCAATCGAATGGCAATATTATCTTTGGTCCGACGCCTTTATTCATACAAAAAAAGGGGGAATGATTATTCTGTCAAATCTGGAAAGGACATTTCATAAACGTATACAAAGAAAGCATATAAAAATGAGGCAGCTTCCACTAATAAGACATGATTTTATTAAGCAAATGATCTACCAATATCTAAAAAAACTCACCTATTTAGGTTATTTAAATGAAATTCAAAAAGGACAGTTTCAGATGAATAAATCATTTTCCATTCCAAACAATATAGAGGATATGATAAAGCTTGAAGAAGAGATGGAAAAGAAATTATATAGTGAATAA
- the mecA gene encoding adaptor protein MecA has translation MEIERINENTVKFYISYVDIEERGFNREEIWYDRERSEELFWEMMDEIHHEEEFVPEGPLWIQVQALDKGLEVLVTKAQLSNDGQRFELPISEEKLKDLPINDRIEEFLDEHFQSKQFLDDNDTLEFMLGFKEFEDVISLSKRTELDELQTKLFSFKNKYYLYVEFPDDLFEEEDIDNLLSILLEYGDESSLTVHRLQEYGNLIIDENVFATINKYFH, from the coding sequence ATGGAAATTGAACGAATTAACGAGAATACTGTTAAGTTTTATATATCTTATGTCGATATTGAGGAAAGAGGCTTTAATCGCGAAGAAATTTGGTATGATCGTGAACGAAGTGAAGAGCTCTTTTGGGAAATGATGGATGAAATTCATCATGAAGAAGAATTTGTTCCCGAAGGTCCTTTATGGATCCAAGTTCAAGCATTGGATAAAGGCCTAGAAGTACTTGTTACTAAGGCACAGCTTTCTAATGATGGTCAACGATTTGAATTACCAATTTCTGAGGAAAAATTAAAGGATTTACCTATCAATGATCGGATAGAAGAATTTCTTGATGAGCATTTTCAATCTAAGCAATTTTTAGATGATAATGATACATTAGAATTTATGTTGGGCTTCAAAGAATTTGAAGATGTAATCTCATTATCAAAGAGAACTGAATTAGATGAATTACAAACAAAATTATTTTCTTTCAAAAATAAATATTATCTATATGTTGAGTTTCCAGATGATCTATTCGAGGAAGAGGATATTGATAATTTATTAAGTATTCTACTTGAATATGGAGATGAATCGTCTTTAACCGTACATCGTCTCCAGGAATATGGTAATCTAATTATTGATGAAAATGTATTTGCAACTATTAATAAATATTTTCATTAG
- the spxA gene encoding transcriptional regulator SpxA, producing MVTLYTSPSCTSCRKARTWLEENNIEYKERNIFSEPLSLDEIKGILRMTEDGTDEIISTRSKTFQKLNVDLDTYPLQKLYKLIQKNPGLLRRPILVDEKRLQVGYNEDEIRRFLPRKVRTYQLIEAQKLVN from the coding sequence ATGGTAACATTATACACTTCACCTAGTTGTACATCATGTAGGAAAGCAAGAACTTGGCTAGAGGAAAATAACATTGAATATAAAGAGAGAAATATTTTTTCTGAACCACTTAGTTTAGATGAAATTAAAGGTATTTTGAGAATGACTGAGGACGGTACAGACGAGATTATTTCTACTCGTTCAAAAACTTTCCAAAAGTTAAATGTAGATTTAGACACATATCCACTTCAAAAGTTATATAAATTAATCCAAAAAAATCCAGGATTGCTTAGACGTCCGATTTTAGTTGATGAAAAACGTCTTCAAGTTGGATATAATGAGGATGAAATACGTCGTTTCTTACCACGTAAAGTTCGTACTTACCAATTAATCGAGGCACAGAAACTTGTAAACTAA
- a CDS encoding GNAT family N-acetyltransferase, whose protein sequence is MHWYEKLNQYFPIEEMKSKEHMEALLKERKDIYHKDEGPYHVLMYAELPNFIFIDYLFVSKESRGQGIGHKLMEKMKKKEKPIILEVEPVDYEDSDTEKRLKFYKREGFEHASSIGYARRSLATNEVNKMEILYWSPGHGNEEEIYEAVVKTYNLIHTYKDEKFYGASYEPVHDVVTFNENNHEDILNDL, encoded by the coding sequence ATGCATTGGTATGAAAAGCTCAATCAATATTTTCCCATAGAGGAAATGAAATCAAAAGAGCATATGGAAGCTCTATTAAAGGAAAGAAAGGATATTTATCATAAAGATGAGGGGCCTTATCATGTTTTAATGTATGCAGAACTGCCAAACTTTATTTTTATCGATTATCTTTTTGTCTCAAAGGAATCCCGTGGGCAAGGCATTGGCCATAAATTGATGGAAAAAATGAAGAAAAAGGAAAAACCAATTATTCTTGAAGTAGAACCAGTAGACTATGAGGATTCAGATACTGAAAAACGATTAAAGTTCTATAAACGGGAAGGGTTTGAGCATGCGTCATCCATCGGTTACGCTCGTAGGTCATTGGCTACGAATGAAGTGAATAAAATGGAAATTCTCTATTGGTCCCCAGGACATGGCAATGAGGAGGAAATATATGAAGCGGTTGTAAAAACATATAATCTCATTCATACCTATAAAGATGAAAAATTCTATGGTGCCTCATATGAACCAGTACATGATGTTGTAACTTTTAATGAAAATAATCATGAAGATATTTTAAACGATCTATAA